The Muntiacus reevesi chromosome 7, mMunRee1.1, whole genome shotgun sequence genome includes a region encoding these proteins:
- the MTX3 gene encoding metaxin-3 isoform X2, translating to MAAPLELSCWGGGWGLPSVHSDSLVVMAYAKFSGAPLKVNVIDNTWRGSRGEVPVLTTEDNTISQPAKILNFLRKQKYNADYELSAKQGADTLAYIALLEEKLLPAVLHTFWVESDNYFTVTKPWFASRMPFPLSLILPGRMSKGALNRILLTRGEPPLYHLREVEAQIYRDAKECLNLLSNRLGTSQFFFGDMPSTLDAYVFGFLAPLYKVRFPKVQLQEHLKQLSNLCRFCDDILNSYFRVSLGAFSCVNRNEQQIDFGEVHSHDSTT from the exons ATGGCGGCCCCCTTGGAGCTCAGTTGCTGGGGAGGCGGCTGGGGGCTCCCGTCGGTGCACAGCGACtccctggtggtgatg GCTTACGCCAAATTTTCTGGTGCACCCCTGAAAGTCAATGTCATAGATAACACCTGGAGAGGTTCAAGAG GAGAGGTACCAGTTTTGACAACTGAAGACAACACTATTTCTCAGCCGGCAAAAATACTaaactttttaagaaaacag aaatacaATGCTGATTATGAACTCTCAGCAAAACAAGGGGCAGATACGCTAGCTTACATCGCTCTCCTTGAAGAGAAGCTTCTTCCTGCAGTG CTTCACACATTCTGGGTTGAGAGTGACAATTACTTTACTGTGACAAAGCCATGGTTTGCTTCACGAATGCCTTTTCCCTTGAGTTTGATCCTGCCTGGAAGAATGTCTAAGGGAGCACTGAATAGGATTCTCCTGACCAGGGGAGAGCCTCCCCTCTACCACCTTCGAGAAGTAGAAGCTCAG ATATACAGAGATGCGAAGGAGTGCCTAAATCTTCTGTCAAACAGATTGGGAACATCTCAGTTTTTCTTTGGAGATAT GCCTTCCACTTTGGATGCCTATGTGTTTGGTTTTCTCGCACCTCTTTATAAAGTACGTTTTCCTAAAGTCCAGTTACAAGAACATTTGAAGCAGCTCTCCAACCTGTGTCGCTTTTGTGATGACATCCTAAACAGTTATTTTAGGGTTAGTCTTGGAG CATTTTCCTGCGTGAACAGAAATGAGCAGCAGATTGATTTTGGTGAGGTACACTCCCATGATTCCACTACTTGA
- the MTX3 gene encoding metaxin-3 isoform X1: MAAPLELSCWGGGWGLPSVHSDSLVVMAYAKFSGAPLKVNVIDNTWRGSRGEVPVLTTEDNTISQPAKILNFLRKQKYNADYELSAKQGADTLAYIALLEEKLLPAVLHTFWVESDNYFTVTKPWFASRMPFPLSLILPGRMSKGALNRILLTRGEPPLYHLREVEAQIYRDAKECLNLLSNRLGTSQFFFGDMPSTLDAYVFGFLAPLYKVRFPKVQLQEHLKQLSNLCRFCDDILNSYFRVSLGGISPTGQETVDANLQKLTQLVNKESNLIEKMDDNLRQSPQLPPRKLPTLKLTPAEEESNSLQRLSP, translated from the exons ATGGCGGCCCCCTTGGAGCTCAGTTGCTGGGGAGGCGGCTGGGGGCTCCCGTCGGTGCACAGCGACtccctggtggtgatg GCTTACGCCAAATTTTCTGGTGCACCCCTGAAAGTCAATGTCATAGATAACACCTGGAGAGGTTCAAGAG GAGAGGTACCAGTTTTGACAACTGAAGACAACACTATTTCTCAGCCGGCAAAAATACTaaactttttaagaaaacag aaatacaATGCTGATTATGAACTCTCAGCAAAACAAGGGGCAGATACGCTAGCTTACATCGCTCTCCTTGAAGAGAAGCTTCTTCCTGCAGTG CTTCACACATTCTGGGTTGAGAGTGACAATTACTTTACTGTGACAAAGCCATGGTTTGCTTCACGAATGCCTTTTCCCTTGAGTTTGATCCTGCCTGGAAGAATGTCTAAGGGAGCACTGAATAGGATTCTCCTGACCAGGGGAGAGCCTCCCCTCTACCACCTTCGAGAAGTAGAAGCTCAG ATATACAGAGATGCGAAGGAGTGCCTAAATCTTCTGTCAAACAGATTGGGAACATCTCAGTTTTTCTTTGGAGATAT GCCTTCCACTTTGGATGCCTATGTGTTTGGTTTTCTCGCACCTCTTTATAAAGTACGTTTTCCTAAAGTCCAGTTACAAGAACATTTGAAGCAGCTCTCCAACCTGTGTCGCTTTTGTGATGACATCCTAAACAGTTATTTTAGGGTTAGTCTTGGAG GCATCTCTCCTACTGGACAAGAAACGGTAGATGCAAAtctgcagaaactgacacaacttGTAAATAAGGAATCCAACTTGATTGAAAAG ATGGATGACAATCTTCGCCAAagccctcagcttcctcctcGGAAACTGCCAACACTTAAATTGACTCCAGCAGAAGAAGAAAGTAATTCCTTACAACGGCTATCACCCTGA
- the MTX3 gene encoding metaxin-3 isoform X3: protein MAAPLELSCWGGGWGLPSVHSDSLVVMAYAKFSGAPLKVNVIDNTWRGSRGEVPVLTTEDNTISQPAKILNFLRKQKYNADYELSAKQGADTLAYIALLEEKLLPAVLHTFWVESDNYFTVTKPWFASRMPFPLSLILPGRMSKGALNRILLTRGEPPLYHLREVEAQIYRDAKECLNLLSNRLGTSQFFFGDMPSTLDAYVFGFLAPLYKVRFPKVQLQEHLKQLSNLCRFCDDILNSYFRVSLGDG from the exons ATGGCGGCCCCCTTGGAGCTCAGTTGCTGGGGAGGCGGCTGGGGGCTCCCGTCGGTGCACAGCGACtccctggtggtgatg GCTTACGCCAAATTTTCTGGTGCACCCCTGAAAGTCAATGTCATAGATAACACCTGGAGAGGTTCAAGAG GAGAGGTACCAGTTTTGACAACTGAAGACAACACTATTTCTCAGCCGGCAAAAATACTaaactttttaagaaaacag aaatacaATGCTGATTATGAACTCTCAGCAAAACAAGGGGCAGATACGCTAGCTTACATCGCTCTCCTTGAAGAGAAGCTTCTTCCTGCAGTG CTTCACACATTCTGGGTTGAGAGTGACAATTACTTTACTGTGACAAAGCCATGGTTTGCTTCACGAATGCCTTTTCCCTTGAGTTTGATCCTGCCTGGAAGAATGTCTAAGGGAGCACTGAATAGGATTCTCCTGACCAGGGGAGAGCCTCCCCTCTACCACCTTCGAGAAGTAGAAGCTCAG ATATACAGAGATGCGAAGGAGTGCCTAAATCTTCTGTCAAACAGATTGGGAACATCTCAGTTTTTCTTTGGAGATAT GCCTTCCACTTTGGATGCCTATGTGTTTGGTTTTCTCGCACCTCTTTATAAAGTACGTTTTCCTAAAGTCCAGTTACAAGAACATTTGAAGCAGCTCTCCAACCTGTGTCGCTTTTGTGATGACATCCTAAACAGTTATTTTAGGGTTAGTCTTGGAG ATGGATGA